ATAGCACCTGGTTTGATGTTTCTTCAGGCATTTCCCTTGCTGACCCGATTGTCCTCACATGTGCATCTGGTGTAACTGCCTGCATACTTGCCCTGGTCTGGAAATCTCGCATGCTCTTCTTGGATATATCTTTGAGGCATTGACTCTGCCAAGCAGTCTCTAACAATATCTCTTTACAGGGGCTCTATAGAATTGGGAAGCATGACGTTCCGGTTTACGACGGATCTTGGACAGAATGGGAAGCACTGCCGGATAATGATTACCCGATAGTTACTTCCGCTGGCTCTTAAATCGGTCATTCTGAGGTGATGAATGCAGCTGTTACATCCTGCGGCATTCAGCGCGATGATATTTTCCTTTGGCAAGCTGTGCATCAAAGTCAATACAAAGGTTATAGGAAAAAAAAACCTATTGTACTATGGCCAATGTCTATAGGCCAATAATGAGGAAATCCTATGTCGAAAGCGTCAATTAAGTTCATATTGGTGTTGTACTTATAACGTTACTGTTGAAGAAATATTGACTTGAAAACAAGATCATTCGTCTGAACTGAAGAAATCATGCCTTGAAAACAACATTACATTTATATTGATGTCGTTCTTTTGCACTGCCTTCCCATGCTATGTTGTAGTGCAGCCAAATGAGCTATGCACAACAACTGCGGAGCAACTGGTCAAAATTTCAACCTGTGCAAATTTCTTTTTTAGCCCAAGGAAATCAAATCAAACATTTAAAAAGGCCCCCTCTGTGACCATGAGCATGAAACCATCTCACATTTGCTCACTGTCTGCATTTAAAGGGTCTCTGAGGACAATCCTAAGTTATTTGCAACTACTTTGCTTGTGTGTCTGTAACAAGTACTTAGTCTATGAAGTtatctataatacctaaatagttGATTCCCACTAACTCTAATTTTCTCAACATGCAACCCTCCACATCACCAATGTGCCACATCTACATGCATACTCTTTGTTCACACATGAATACTGCTGAAAATAACAGCTTTTGATTTTGGTCATTTTGTTCATGCAAAATTTATCTACAATTAATCTTTCAAATCCCACAGCAACGCGCAGGGAAATCACCTAGTTGCAATAACTTCAAGCGCAGTTTTTGTGGGGGTTGAAATGAGAGCAAGCTAAACTTCGTTCCAAACTGCTGAACTAACCTTTAGTTGTGGGATGCTCCTTATGCTTCATCTATTAAATAAACATAAACAATTCATGCACCACGTCATAGTTGAACTACGAGCGTAAATAAAGTTCATCCAATCCATCAAACGACTAAATATAACCGTAATTTGTGCCAAAAGGCCGAATAAACAAGTTCATACCAAAACACACACCAAACACATGGTGGACCAAAAACCATCATAGTTCACAAAGGGTTGCACGCACTCGCACCGGCATCGTCGACACCACCATtgccgctgccgccaccaccaaacttAGCCAAGATGCCCCTATGAGTTAACTCCCAATATTGTCTTGccttctcgtccatcttcctaGGATCCATGCACATAATAGCACGTTCCTCGATAACCCACTTGTCTCTTTGCTCCTCAGCCTCCAACGCAAGCCTTTGCTCCTCAAGTTAATATTTTTCCTTCCGTTAACACCTTTCTCTCCTCGGTCACCACCTTTGCCTTTCACTTCTCCTCCTCCACCGTCCTCATCTTATAGAAATAAGTCATCTTCTCCTCCTTCTGGTTGGCTGCCAATGCCCTCTTCACCCCCACCATCACAATCAACTCTTCCTTGTATGCTTGAACACCATGCTTCCCGGCTAGTTTTGCATTTTTGTTTTCATTGTCGGACTTGAGGAGTTGATGGGTTCTCCACCAAGTGATCACCATCATCAACTTTGATGTTCAGTCTTTGCCTCTTTGGTGTTGTTTCATAGTTCCTTTTTGCCCACTTCTCATTTTCCAACAATCTCCTTGTAGCAATGATGCAAAAGTGAAGGCTTCGCCATTGTTTCTCTTATTTATTTTCTTGTAATGAGCGTGAATGATGGGCTCATACCCGTGCTTGGGGATTCCACTAGGGAGCGCAAGGTTGACTTGCTCAACACATCCGGACCACCGGTTGCATTGGTCTTGGATCACACTCCAACGATGAGTGAGAGACCCGATTGTGCGGTTGGAGGGAACGAACACATTTGCTATTCTAGTACTCCTTTGTTTTATTAGCGAAGCCGTTTTATTAGCCCTAACCATGGCATCAAGAGAGACGTTAATCCAAACTTCACACAAAAGCTTTATCTTCCTCATTGTTATAGCTGCACCACCTACTCCTCCTTTTCAATGTTCGGGTGTCCGGCCGGTCCAcctcctcaacctcctccactATCTCGACATTTCTCGTCATCTCTTGGGTATATGGCATGGACATTGCAGTGTCGTCGAGGCTTAGTGTGTGTCTTGCATTCAGTTGTTCCATGCGACCATATGTATCACCACTCAATTGCTCGCGCAAAAGCAAAGAAAAAACCTAGCAATCAATATCATATTATGCATCATTCAATTGATCAATTGcaaaacaaaaagaaagaaaaaaggaaaagaaactTGTGGGCATTTCCTCAAGCACACGACCTCGCTCCTTCTCTCGTCAGAATCTGGCTTCTCTTTGGTCACAAGAGGTGGACGAGGTGGCGGCGCAGTTGCACGAGGCCAAGGGATATGCATCGCCGCAGGAGACCGAGGGGAAGGTGTCAGGGCGACCGGAACCTTCGTCTTCTCGGACACATCCGTGTTGTCCGCCGCCCTGGCCGGCGGTCCCATTCGCCGGTCGACTGGGCCAAAGGCGATTGCGTGGTGGCGGCTAAGCGAGCGAGGACCACCACCGGCAACGGAGAGCTCTCAATGGTGTTCTTACCTTGGTGCCGCCATTTAGGTCCTTGCCACACATAATTTGTGGCCGACGGTGGGTTTCTGGCGCTGCCAAGGGTGGGGCTATCCATTCTGGCGGTCATCTGGTTTTTCTAAGCATtgattttgttttctttttcccAAAACATCAGGAATGTTTTTTTTAGCAAAAATGTGTACTTATGTAGTCAATTTGTCATGTGTGTTGTTGAAAAATGcagattttttaaaaaaaattcttttGATTTTACTGCTCATGAGCGAGCATTTGATCTCTAAGTAAGAACACCCGTTTCAACCGCAGTTCTGAAACTTGTATGTTCGGAGATCGGAGCGTGTTGTCTAAAGTGGAGGTGCTGAATCGTATTCTCGTTTTAGTTTTTTGTCAAAGTTCATTGAACTTaccaaaacaaaaacaaaaaatcaCAACCGGTCAAATCATGATCGTCTGCGTCTGTACTATGCTCAAACAAATTTGGATTCCCTCAAAATAATCATTTATTAATTTAAAATAATATATgtatttctcttttctttttgcaTGGTAATACGTGTCTCATTCATATCGTAAAGAACAACATACAAATCACGTAAAGACCAACGTGACAAAATTAAAAAGATAGCAGAACAATTATCTCTTGCTGAGGTTTACCTTGTTGGCTGCGGCTGCGAGCCTGTGCTGCTACAAATACGATGGTATCTGTACGATTTCAATACGACACAAAATAGTGGCCATGGATAACACCTCTTCTGTAGGCTGGAGCCATCCATTGGTGGGTCGTACTGAAATGGTACTGTACGAGGATAATCGTAAGCAGAGTAGTTTCGAGTCCAAAATcggctccggcgggcggcggccgcATCTCCATCTCCACCCTTCCTGGAAACACGACCCCTCGAGACAACCAAGGCGAGAGCCCCAATCTTCTTGGCCCCCTGCCGTTAAAGAAAATTTACTTCTTCGCCCCACGTTCGTTGACCTGCAAGCTCCGCTCTCCAATCTCTCTGCTCTTGCGGCAGGCAGCACGGCGGCCAATGGCGCAGGACGATCCGGTTGTCTCTGCGCAATGGCTGCAGCAGCACCTAGGGCAGCCCGATATCAAGGTGGAATAATCTCTCGTCTGCTCCTCGTTTCCCTCCTTCCGTTCTGGCAGAAATAGCAATCTCCTTTCTTTGTTAACAGTTCAACAGTTCAGCAGTCTGTTCTTGATTTCTTACATTCCAGCTTATCCCCATTGTGTGGAGGACACTCTGTCTGATTACCATCAGAAGCAACTGTGACTTAATTATCTATTACCAGTGTTATTTCACTCCCTGTCATGCTGTTTTTCTGTTGCTCTTGTTGTGCCCAATAAAGGATTAGGGTGAACATGTGTTGCTTTTAACATTGGAGTACTCTGTTTTAGGTATTGGATGCTTCCTGGTACATGCCACAAGAGAGCAGGGACCCATGGCAAGAATACCAGGTTTCTTTCTGGAACAGCTGTAATGTTCATTGTTCCTCCCCCTTTTGTGGCAATATTTCTCCCAGCTAAGATATTTTTGCATATGCTCAGGTGGCCCATATTCCTGGTGCGCTGTTCTTCGACATCGATGGAATCGTCAATCGGGCAACTGATGTGAGAAATGCTTCCAAATTTTAATTCATTTCTCGTTTGCGCGATCATTTGACTAGAGTAAATAAGAACCAGCAGTTTCTTGGAGCTATGGCAAATTTGGCAGTTGACCTAACACAATGATTTTCTGTCTCCTGTCTTTCACTGTATGCATATCAGCATATGGATATAGACATTTGACAACTGATGTGAGAAATGCTTCCAAATTTTAATTCATTTCTCGTTTGCGCAATCGTTTGACTAGATTAAATAAGAACCAGCAGTTTCTTGGAGCTATGGCAAATTTGGCAGTTTGACCTAACACAATGATTTTCTGTCTCCTGTCTTTCACTGTATGCATATCAGCATATGGATATAGACATTTGACTTATTTTTACTGGATGCAATTATTTCAGTTGCCACACATGCTGCCATCAGAAGAGGCTTTTGCTGCGGCTGTTTCTGCATTTGGTATCAATAACCAtgataaagttattgtttatgaTGGAAAGGGCTTCTTCAGTGCGCCTCGTGTTTGGTGGTAAGCAAAACGCTGCTTTGGTTGACTTTAACTAAATGAAAAAATCGACCAAAAGTTGCTAGTGCACAGAGAGTTAAGCTGTTGATATAAAAGATGTTCAAAATCAAGTTGATATATTAATTTTCTTGTTTTTATTTACTATACATGCAAAGGTACATTCTTGCTCTTTTGCATAACCTCACATATATGCAAGTTGATAGAGTTAATTACTTTATCAACCCGAGAGTCTAATTAACTTACTTCAAGCACTAAAGCTTTGATCATGAGATAAAAAAAAGTGAAGTTTGCATGCAATAGGAAGACATGATACATAGTTTTTGTTTATGGCGAATACAATGCCTCAAATTTAAAGGCTACAATGTCATGGGTGTATCTATTTTGGTGTGTTGCACAAGGTAAATTGAATCTGTCTCCATTCAATAAAAGGTTAACTGCATGAATGAATAAACACAGACAGACTCGAAGATTACCTGGCAAATGCCTAACGTCATTCTCTGCCTTACTGTTCAACCTCTATATGCAAAAACTGATGAGTTTTATGCATCCTGCATTAACTAAAAGGATGTTCAGAGTTCTTGGACACGATAAAGTTTGGGTCTTAGATGGAGGTTTCCCTCAGTGGCAAGCTTCTGGATTCAACATTGCAAGCAGCTGCCCTGATGATGCAGTTCTGAAATCCAAAGCGGCAAATAATGCTGTTGAAACAGCTTATAATGGTAAATTGGTAAGATATCTCTTAAGATGGCATGGCTATCTTACTGTCAATTCCTTTTTCTTATCAAGTAATTATGGTTTCAATTTTTGCAGGCAAATGCTGTCACATTTCAAACAGAGTTTCGACCTCAGCTATTCTGGACACTAGAAAAGGTTACCTCTCCATCTTAACTGAAAACCTAAGTCACTCCGTTTTACCTGAAAACTTTCTTGCATCCATATACATATAGATACAGATATATGATAAATCGGATCATGAATTGGTTCACATCAGTCTTAGTCGGGGATTGTTTGTATCTCATGATATTTCTTTTAACTATTCCGAAAGGATTTTACCTTCTGTAAAACCAACAAAAAatgaagatgatatgactcagGGACATACCAGTATCTTGATTATCCACGTGTATGTTGAGCCATTCTGTCTGTGTAACAGGTCAAACAAAATGTAGCTGCTAAGGCTCATCAAGTAGTTGATGCCCGAGCAAAGGGCAGGTAACATCTTTCTTTTAATTATTTGCTAGCCTAGGCTTTTTCTCAGCTGTAAAATTTTGCGCCATCTTGCTTTCTTTATCTAAGACAAAAACAACGCGTGTTCGAGAAAAAAGTAGCTGCCCGATCAAAGGGCAGGTAAAATCTCTTAACTTTCAATATGTGATTATTCTGATTGGAAGAGCTAATTATTGAAGCTCTGATCATAATTAATGTTGCATAGAACTTTCTTGCAATAACGAAGTTAAAAGATTTCCTTTATAATATGAAAAAGTTGATGACGATGGTATTTGTGGTTCACACAGATATTATGTTTCATCTCGCTGTTGTATTAAAGGTTTTTTTTCTTATGTCTCTTTATCTTCAAAACTTAATGTGACTAAACATGATGACATTTATTATTCTTGATTTCTTGTCAATCTCCCCCAAAAGTTATCCCTAGTTTCTTATTGTTGTCATGAAATGACTTCAATTTTCATTCGCAGATTTGATGGTGTAATGCCAGAACCAAGGGAAGGAGTAAGAAGTGGGCATATACCTGGAACTAAATGTGTTCCATTCCCTGAGGTGGGTATAGTGCAACTATGCCATATGTCACATAATATTTGGATAATCACAAATACCAAAGAAATTGACACTGTTTGATCTTCTCCCAGATGTTTGATGGTGCACAAACGCTCCTCCCTGCAGATGAGCTATCAAAAAAGTTTGAGCAAGAAGGTCTGCATTCTGTTTGATTAACAGTTCTAGTCCAAAACTCGTGGTTTACCCATGGCCTTTAGCCCTTTACTATGCAAGAAAAAAAAACTTCCGCAATCTATACAATACTGAAAGCAGAACAACATTTGATTCTCTGACCTAAGGAGCAGAATCTTCTTAGGGATGCCATATGTGTacatcaagttcaccaagcaATAGCAATAATAGCATCTTGTCTGATGTTTCTTCAGGCATTTTGCTTGATCACCCGATTGTCGTCACATGTGGATCTGGTGTAACTGCCTGCATACTTGCCCTGGTCTGGAAATCTTGCATGCTCTTCTTGGATATATCTTTTGAGACACTGACCCTGCCCAGCAGTCTCTAACAATATCTCTTTACAGGGCCTCTATAGAATCGGTAAGCATGACGTTCCAGTTTACGACGGATCTTGGACAGAATGGGAAGCGCAGCCCGATAATGATTACCCAAAAGTTGCTTCAACTGCCCCTTAAATCAACCATTCTGTAGTGATGAATGCAGCTGTTGCATTCTGCGGCATTCAGCCCAGATCGTCAGCACAATGATACTTCTCTGTGGCAAGCTTTGCACCGAAGTCGCCCAAAAGGTTATAGGGAAAAGAGAAATATCTTTTGTACTATGGCCAATGGCTATAGGCCGATAAAGAGGAAATCCTGTGTCGACTTAATTTATAATGATGTTGTACTTAACAAAATCTTGACTTGAAAACAAGATTATTTGTCTGAATTGATTATGTTTCGGAGTTGATTGTCGTTTCTTTTGCACAGCCTCCCCATGTTCTGCAGTAGTGCAGCCAAATGAGTTATGCACCCTAACAGCAGGTGCGGAGCAACTGATCAAAATTTCAACCTGTGTGGATTTCTTTTTTGGCCCAAGGAAACAAATCAAGCATTAAAAAAGGTCGACTGCTTGGAATGGAGGATGCAAAATTTCCTGCAGGATCCAGAGGCATGCCTGCTGTGTGACCATGAGGATGAGACCATCTCACATCTGCTCACCGGCTGCATTTTCTCGAGGCAGGTATGGCATCGAGTCCTATAGTTCTGCAGCCTTCAGGCACTCTGTCCACAGCGAACATAGGAATTCAGATCCTGGTTTCAGGCCGCGGGCAGAACCTTCAGCCTGCACAGCTTGCTTCTCTTCACATTTGTTCTTTGTCAgccttttctttttctgttttttcttggATAGCCAACATTTTGCTTTCTTGTTTTGATATTTCGGGGTGGTGTTGTTTGGATCTTGCCTCATCTTGACGTTTTTCTTCAAATGCAAAAATGATAGGCATTTGGCTGCATGTTCAGGAAAAAAAAACACCTTGAAGTTGACAGTTTGGAAACTGAGCACTATGCATACTTTGTAAAGAGAAATTAAAACATTGCTCATAATTGTTCCTCGTCCAAATATAACCACATCAAACTCCAATACAAATTCCCGCAATACAAATATTTGTTGCTATGTATTGTTCTTTACTTTGAAAAATGACACTGCCATTCCAAACTTGCTCTATGTGAGAACATCCGATGAATGAGTTGAGATTATGTATGCAGCGCTTTTGTGAAACCTCTATCTGTCGGGGAAGTTAATTATGTATGCAGTGCACACAGCTTGGACGGATAATGTCACGAGTTACACATGACAGAGTTTCTAACCGTTATGACACATACATTTTTCTGTAAAAATCGTTGTTGCTGATGCTTAACACGTACACATACTGCGATCCCCCCGCCTGTGATAACAAGTACTAGTACTAGTGGAGATCCCTATCTATCCAATGTCATCAGTTATTTTAGCAAGTCGTGCTGTACTAGTGGAGATCCCTATCTATCCAATGTCATCAGTCTTTTTAGCAATCGTGGCTGTCAACTTTCatataccccccccccccccccccccccgtcccaTAATATACCGGCCATGTTTTTTTTAACACTAATATACGCTGTCACAAAGCAAACGCCTAGACATTCTGGCGGAGGGTAGTAATGTATCGCAAGGAGTGAACACCTGACGGTCCCTGAACTTCGTTCTGGAAGTTTGCTTCTCTTGCCCACATTTGTTTCTTTGTTGGCCTTATTTCTATCTTTTCCATCGATCGCACATATTTTGCTTTCTTTGTTTTGAGTTTTTCTGCTGGATTACTGTCTTCGTTCTGGCATCCTTGTATGCTCACGCCGCCGACCTTCTCTCCTTCTACCTCGCAACAGTCAATAATGATCAGTGCATTGTGGCCTGCGTCGGTTTGGGAAAAAAAATCCCTGACGTTGATAAACTTGGAAAATTGAGCACTACTCGCCACCTCACTCTATCTCGTGACAGAGAAATTAAAACAAAGAGCTGTTTTTGTAATTGTTCGATCACCAAATTTATACAACTACATCCTGAGTTTCGAAATATAAAACTATC
This region of Triticum urartu cultivar G1812 unplaced genomic scaffold, Tu2.1 TuUngrouped_contig_3388, whole genome shotgun sequence genomic DNA includes:
- the LOC125527258 gene encoding thiosulfate/3-mercaptopyruvate sulfurtransferase 1, mitochondrial-like, yielding MAQDDPVVSAQWLQQHLGQPDIKVLDASWYMPQESRDPWQEYQVAHIPGALFFDIDGIVNRATDLPHMLPSEEAFAAAVSAFGINNHDKVIVYDGKGFFSAPRVWWMFRVLGHDKVWVLDGGFPQWQASGFNIASSCPDDAVLKSKAANNAVETAYNGKLANAVTFQTEFRPQLFWTLEKVKQNVAAKAHQVVDARAKGRFDGVMPEPREGVRSGHIPGTKCVPFPEMFDGAQTLLPADELSKKFEQEGILLDHPIVVTCGSGVTACILALGLYRIGKHDVPVYDGSWTEWEAQPDNDYPKVASTAP